One genomic segment of Cellulophaga sp. HaHaR_3_176 includes these proteins:
- a CDS encoding MarR family winged helix-turn-helix transcriptional regulator, with protein sequence MNVEEIIKTDKDLPLEKRTILHLGLVTNKVQEIITTTLKPYDVSTQQFNVLRILRGQKGKPANLSTLNERMVTKMSNTTRLVDKLMQKGYVNRITCPSNRRKIEINITNEGEAILLKMDKDIKLSEEKILKKFDNKDLKELNNLLDKF encoded by the coding sequence ATGAATGTAGAAGAAATTATAAAAACCGATAAAGATTTACCTTTAGAAAAAAGAACTATTCTTCATTTAGGTTTAGTTACTAATAAGGTACAAGAAATAATTACGACTACACTAAAGCCTTACGATGTTTCTACTCAACAATTTAATGTTTTAAGGATTTTAAGAGGCCAGAAAGGCAAACCGGCTAATTTAAGTACACTTAACGAAAGGATGGTTACTAAAATGAGTAACACGACAAGATTGGTAGATAAGTTAATGCAAAAAGGCTATGTTAATAGAATAACCTGCCCTAGTAATCGAAGAAAAATAGAAATAAATATCACCAATGAAGGCGAAGCTATTCTTTTAAAGATGGACAAAGACATAAAGTTATCAGAAGAAAAAATCCTTAAAAAATTCGACAATAAAGACTTAAAAGAATTAAATAATCTTTTAGACAAATTTTAA
- a CDS encoding rhodanese-like domain-containing protein, which translates to MADLSQNEWEEQLEKDTNAFILDVRTPIEVEEGYIPNATNIDIHLGQGFLDEIEKLDKTKNYYVYCRSGARSGQACAIMNSVGFENAYNLEGGFMNWQGEVVE; encoded by the coding sequence ATGGCAGATTTATCACAAAACGAATGGGAAGAGCAATTAGAAAAAGATACTAATGCTTTCATTTTAGATGTAAGAACACCAATAGAGGTAGAAGAAGGTTATATACCAAATGCTACAAACATAGATATTCACTTAGGACAAGGGTTTTTAGATGAAATAGAAAAATTAGATAAAACTAAAAACTATTATGTGTATTGCCGATCTGGAGCTAGAAGTGGACAAGCTTGTGCAATAATGAATAGTGTTGGTTTTGAAAATGCTTATAATTTAGAAGGCGGTTTTATGAACTGGCAAGGTGAGGTTGTTGAGTAA
- a CDS encoding DUF2851 family protein, producing MREDLLHFVWKYKKLQIQNLITTQNENLEVLTVGTHNFNEGPDFFNAKLKIGKQLWAGNIELHVNSSDWFVHGHEKDSNYDNVILHVVWEDDVFIYRKDNSRIPTLELKNYISAEILNSYQDLFDTKTKTFINCEKKINSFDSFFLKNWLDRLYFERLESKSKIVSDLLNQNQNNWEQVLFILLFKNFGSKVNSDSFYSLAANLPFSVIRKVSGNKEQLESVLFGLSGLLNDEYLDLYFINLKKEYKYLKTKFDLKEEGVLKPEFFKLRPPNFPTIRLSQISSVYHKHQNLFSKLIEAKTVEDIYDLFEVTASKYWDNHFTFGKESKKNIKRLTKNFIDLLIINTILPLKVCYAKHIGVSIDEEVVSIISEIKAENNSVISNFNTLGVLINSAMDSQATLQMYNEYCTKNKCLQCAVGSSLLKDNK from the coding sequence ATGCGTGAAGATTTACTTCATTTTGTATGGAAGTATAAAAAACTTCAAATACAAAATTTAATTACCACTCAAAATGAAAATCTTGAAGTGCTTACTGTCGGTACACACAACTTTAATGAAGGACCAGATTTTTTCAATGCAAAACTTAAAATAGGAAAACAGCTTTGGGCTGGTAATATTGAACTCCATGTGAATTCATCAGATTGGTTTGTACATGGTCATGAAAAAGACAGTAATTATGATAATGTAATTCTTCATGTTGTTTGGGAGGATGATGTTTTTATTTATCGAAAAGACAATTCAAGAATTCCGACTTTAGAACTTAAAAATTATATTTCAGCAGAAATTTTAAATTCTTATCAAGATTTATTTGACACAAAAACAAAAACCTTTATTAATTGTGAAAAAAAGATAAATTCGTTCGATTCTTTTTTTCTTAAAAACTGGTTAGATAGACTTTACTTTGAGCGATTAGAAAGCAAATCAAAAATAGTATCAGATCTATTAAACCAAAATCAGAATAATTGGGAACAAGTACTTTTTATACTTTTGTTTAAGAATTTTGGGTCAAAAGTAAATTCAGATTCTTTTTATAGTTTAGCGGCAAACCTACCTTTTTCGGTTATTAGGAAGGTTAGTGGAAATAAAGAGCAATTAGAAAGTGTTCTGTTTGGTTTGTCAGGCCTTTTAAATGATGAGTATTTAGATCTGTATTTTATCAACTTAAAAAAAGAATATAAATATTTAAAAACAAAATTTGATTTAAAAGAAGAAGGTGTTTTAAAGCCTGAGTTTTTTAAATTAAGGCCTCCAAATTTTCCTACCATACGTTTATCACAAATTTCAAGTGTTTATCACAAGCATCAAAACTTATTTTCAAAACTTATAGAAGCTAAAACGGTTGAAGATATTTATGATCTTTTTGAGGTGACAGCTAGTAAGTATTGGGATAATCATTTTACATTTGGTAAAGAATCAAAAAAAAACATAAAAAGATTAACGAAGAATTTTATAGACTTACTTATTATAAATACAATCTTACCTTTAAAAGTTTGTTATGCAAAACATATTGGGGTTTCTATTGATGAAGAGGTTGTGAGTATTATTTCTGAAATTAAAGCAGAAAATAATAGTGTAATAAGTAACTTCAACACTTTGGGTGTCTTAATTAATAGTGCAATGGATAGTCAGGCTACCTTACAAATGTATAATGAATATTGTACAAAAAATAAATGTTTACAATGTGCCGTAGGTAGTAGTTTATTAAAGGATAATAAGTAA
- a CDS encoding PspC domain-containing protein — protein sequence MKLLYHILYFFQKRGFEVCGRIAERLGIRARIVRTSFIYLTFVTLGFGFALYLFVFFWLRIKDLVYTKRTSVFDL from the coding sequence ATGAAATTATTATATCATATTTTATATTTTTTTCAAAAGCGTGGCTTTGAGGTTTGCGGGCGAATAGCAGAACGATTAGGTATACGAGCAAGAATAGTGCGGACATCATTTATATATTTAACTTTTGTAACTCTTGGTTTTGGCTTTGCATTGTATTTGTTTGTTTTTTTTTGGTTGCGAATAAAAGACTTAGTATATACTAAAAGAACTTCTGTATTTGATTTGTAA
- a CDS encoding TrkA family potassium uptake protein gives MIKLFRSKIYLALFLMSFVLTFGVLGYRFISDYDWIDAFYMTIITVTTVGFSEVRPLDTESKIFTVFLIISSVFIFAFAISVVTEYILSRNSLQLLKKKKVKNKISKLSNHVIVCGFGRNGQQSSERLTAYKKPFVVIEKDKEVIERFENDLLFVEGDANDDDVLHEAGIAKAQFLITALPDDAANLFVVLSARQMNKDLFIISRASLATSQKKLVLAGANKVIMPDKIGGDHMASLVVMPDLITFMDKLSIEGEHTTNLEEVAIEDFADQVECNSLRDLDLRRKTGCTIIGYIAPDGTYIINPEADLRLQPKSKVIVLGRPEQIRKLNEMFHIV, from the coding sequence ATGATAAAACTATTTAGGTCTAAAATTTATTTAGCACTTTTTCTAATGAGCTTCGTGCTTACATTTGGTGTTTTGGGTTATAGGTTCATATCTGATTATGATTGGATAGATGCTTTTTACATGACAATTATTACGGTTACAACCGTTGGCTTTTCAGAAGTACGACCGCTAGATACAGAATCAAAAATTTTCACAGTATTCCTTATTATTTCAAGTGTTTTTATTTTTGCTTTTGCTATATCGGTAGTTACAGAGTATATATTAAGTAGAAATTCATTACAATTATTAAAAAAGAAAAAAGTGAAAAACAAGATAAGTAAGTTGTCAAATCACGTAATAGTTTGTGGTTTTGGAAGAAACGGACAACAGTCTTCAGAACGTTTAACTGCTTATAAAAAACCTTTTGTTGTTATTGAAAAAGATAAAGAGGTTATTGAGCGTTTTGAAAATGATTTGCTTTTTGTAGAAGGTGATGCAAATGATGATGATGTGTTACATGAAGCGGGAATTGCAAAAGCTCAATTTTTAATAACAGCTTTGCCTGATGATGCTGCAAATTTATTTGTTGTTTTATCAGCTAGGCAAATGAATAAAGATTTATTTATCATAAGTAGAGCATCATTAGCAACATCACAAAAAAAGTTAGTTCTTGCAGGTGCAAATAAAGTTATCATGCCAGATAAAATAGGAGGTGATCATATGGCTTCGCTAGTAGTGATGCCAGATTTGATTACTTTCATGGATAAGCTTTCTATAGAAGGGGAACATACTACCAATTTAGAAGAGGTTGCAATTGAAGATTTTGCTGATCAAGTAGAGTGTAACTCATTAAGAGATTTAGATTTACGAAGAAAAACAGGTTGCACAATAATAGGGTATATTGCTCCGGATGGTACATATATTATAAACCCAGAAGCAGACTTAAGATTGCAGCCAAAAAGTAAGGTAATAGTTTTAGGGAGGCCAGAACAAATTAGGAAACTAAACGAAATGTTTCATATTGTTTGA
- a CDS encoding amino acid carrier protein, whose translation MKKYLYFLFLSISISFSSFAQDFDVEGKVLNPSTTINDGVISLKVTGGVEPYSYKWSNENTPLTSNKSTGLVEGVPYTVVVTDSDGKAVTKVFAVEADAITEIFNGTMTPAVNALGSVLFWDPFAALGLYDPVVYSDLKRVGVPDWYPGLKDKFTLKKWLKSDGSKVEKGDDIAVLINNAGKEQTVKANAKGSLKQLTAGGSVVYNSENQKHIIEQGAHFFAEINYDTPVVVTHPNGDPVTKPISFIVIWLVLGATFFTIRMGFINIRGFGHAIDLAKGKYDNPDAPGQVTHFQALATAVSGTVGLGNIAGVAVAVSLGGAGATFWMIVCGLLGMSSKFVECTLGVKYRDILPDGRVFGGPMNYLRYGLEKRNMKGLGKVLAGLFAVLAVGASFGGGNMFQANQSFEQLAGQFPVLEGNGFWFGIVTAILVGVVIIGGINSIANVTGKIVPVMASIYIVAALAVIIMNIENIGPAFSAIYDGAFSPSALRGGVIGVLVIGFQRAAFSNEAGVGSAAIAHSTAKTNHPPSEGFVALLEPFIDTVVVCTLTALVLIFTGMHEVEGMAGAQLTSDAFGSQISWFPYVLALAVFLFAFSTMISWSYYGMRAWTYLFGKSKRTEFIYKMFFLVFVVIGASVSLGAVLDFSDMMILAMSFPNIIGLYIMSGEVKKDLKEYLIKLKSNQLFRRQREEEAAK comes from the coding sequence ATGAAGAAGTACCTATATTTTCTTTTCCTTTCAATTTCAATATCATTTTCAAGTTTTGCTCAGGATTTTGATGTAGAAGGAAAAGTTTTAAACCCATCCACTACTATCAATGATGGTGTTATTAGTTTGAAAGTAACAGGTGGTGTTGAACCATATAGTTATAAATGGAGTAATGAAAATACACCATTGACTTCAAATAAGTCTACAGGGCTTGTTGAAGGAGTTCCTTATACAGTTGTGGTTACTGATTCTGACGGTAAAGCGGTCACCAAGGTTTTTGCTGTAGAAGCGGATGCTATTACAGAAATTTTTAACGGAACAATGACTCCAGCAGTAAATGCTTTGGGGTCTGTTTTGTTTTGGGACCCATTTGCGGCATTAGGTCTTTACGATCCTGTTGTTTATTCAGATCTAAAAAGAGTTGGTGTTCCTGACTGGTATCCTGGTTTAAAAGATAAATTTACTCTTAAAAAATGGCTTAAGTCTGATGGATCTAAAGTAGAGAAAGGTGACGATATAGCTGTTTTAATTAATAATGCAGGTAAAGAGCAAACGGTAAAAGCAAACGCTAAAGGAAGCTTAAAGCAGTTAACGGCTGGTGGTAGTGTAGTTTACAATTCCGAAAATCAAAAGCATATTATTGAGCAAGGGGCTCATTTTTTTGCAGAAATAAATTATGATACTCCAGTGGTTGTGACACATCCAAACGGAGATCCTGTTACTAAACCAATTTCTTTTATTGTTATTTGGTTAGTATTAGGGGCTACTTTCTTTACTATTAGAATGGGCTTTATTAATATTCGAGGTTTTGGTCATGCAATTGATTTAGCAAAAGGTAAATATGATAATCCAGATGCACCAGGGCAAGTAACACATTTTCAAGCATTAGCTACTGCTGTTTCAGGTACTGTAGGTTTGGGTAATATTGCTGGTGTTGCAGTTGCAGTATCACTTGGTGGGGCAGGAGCAACTTTTTGGATGATTGTATGTGGTTTGTTAGGTATGTCTTCAAAATTTGTAGAATGTACTTTAGGTGTAAAATATAGAGATATTCTTCCTGATGGAAGAGTATTTGGAGGGCCAATGAATTATCTGCGTTACGGTTTAGAAAAAAGAAATATGAAAGGCTTAGGTAAAGTTCTTGCAGGTTTATTTGCGGTTCTTGCTGTAGGTGCTTCTTTTGGAGGTGGAAACATGTTTCAAGCAAATCAATCTTTTGAACAGTTAGCAGGTCAGTTTCCTGTATTAGAAGGTAATGGTTTTTGGTTCGGTATTGTAACAGCTATTCTAGTAGGTGTTGTAATTATTGGTGGTATTAATAGTATTGCAAATGTAACAGGGAAGATAGTTCCTGTAATGGCATCGATATATATCGTAGCTGCATTGGCGGTTATTATAATGAATATAGAAAATATAGGGCCAGCTTTTTCAGCTATTTATGATGGTGCTTTTAGTCCTTCTGCATTAAGAGGTGGTGTAATTGGGGTGTTAGTCATAGGTTTTCAAAGGGCAGCTTTCTCTAATGAGGCAGGTGTTGGTTCAGCAGCTATTGCGCATAGTACTGCAAAAACAAATCATCCGCCATCAGAGGGTTTTGTTGCTTTATTAGAGCCTTTTATAGATACTGTTGTTGTTTGTACGCTAACAGCTTTAGTATTGATATTTACGGGTATGCATGAAGTAGAAGGTATGGCGGGTGCTCAGTTAACATCTGATGCTTTTGGTAGTCAAATTTCTTGGTTCCCATATGTATTGGCATTGGCAGTTTTCTTATTTGCATTTTCTACAATGATTTCTTGGTCTTATTATGGAATGAGAGCTTGGACTTACCTTTTTGGAAAGAGTAAAAGAACTGAGTTTATTTACAAAATGTTCTTTTTAGTATTTGTTGTAATAGGTGCATCTGTAAGTTTAGGAGCTGTATTAGATTTTTCAGATATGATGATTCTAGCAATGTCTTTCCCTAATATTATAGGACTTTATATAATGTCTGGTGAGGTTAAAAAAGATTTAAAGGAGTATTTGATAAAATTAAAATCAAATCAATTATTTAGAAGACAAAGAGAAGAAGAGGCTGCTAAATAA
- a CDS encoding helix-hairpin-helix domain-containing protein: MNKFKSHFKFDKQERSGIFFLLGIIIFLQLGYYAYKSYKTDNDSSFVLNQEVEKRVLLLKKNKEKDGKSFFPFNPNYISDYKGYKLGMSVKEIKRLHKYRSQNKFVNSNLEFQVVTRVSDSLLNIISPFFKFPEWKTFKKYNTKQNNTSKAQNKNSLVIKQDINKASSEDFKTIYGIGDKLSLRIVKFRDRLGGFLVEDQLYDVYGLKPEVVEKTLQKFKIITKPNIIKINLNTSSASELSKNLYLNYILSNKIVQYREENNGFSSFEELSKIEGFPSEKINRISLYLAL; the protein is encoded by the coding sequence ATGAATAAATTTAAATCCCACTTCAAGTTCGATAAACAAGAACGAAGTGGGATTTTCTTTTTATTAGGCATAATAATATTTTTACAATTAGGCTATTATGCTTATAAATCATATAAGACAGATAATGATTCAAGCTTTGTCTTAAATCAAGAAGTTGAAAAACGAGTCTTACTTCTAAAGAAAAACAAGGAGAAAGATGGAAAATCTTTTTTTCCGTTCAACCCTAATTATATTTCAGATTATAAAGGTTATAAATTAGGAATGTCTGTTAAGGAAATAAAAAGGCTTCACAAATATAGAAGTCAAAATAAATTTGTTAATTCAAATTTAGAGTTTCAAGTAGTTACAAGGGTTTCAGATTCTTTATTAAATATAATCTCTCCTTTTTTTAAATTTCCAGAATGGAAAACATTCAAAAAATATAATACGAAACAAAATAATACTTCTAAAGCTCAAAATAAGAATAGTTTAGTAATAAAACAGGATATTAATAAAGCTTCGTCAGAAGATTTTAAAACTATTTACGGTATAGGTGATAAACTTTCATTGCGAATTGTTAAGTTTAGAGATAGGCTAGGGGGGTTCTTGGTCGAAGATCAATTATATGATGTTTATGGTTTAAAACCTGAAGTAGTCGAAAAAACACTTCAGAAATTTAAAATTATAACGAAACCCAATATCATTAAAATTAACTTGAACACATCTTCAGCATCAGAGTTATCTAAAAATTTATATTTAAATTATATTCTTTCTAATAAAATAGTTCAATACAGAGAGGAAAATAATGGGTTTTCATCTTTTGAGGAATTGTCGAAAATAGAGGGATTTCCTTCAGAAAAAATTAATAGAATATCTTTATATTTGGCTTTATAA
- a CDS encoding acyl-CoA dehydrogenase family protein, with the protein MKSMYFTEEHELFRASLKDFLKKEVVPHIDKWEATGTIERFIWKKFGDMGYFGLATAEADGGLGLDLFYTVILLEELQKINSGGFAAAIWAHSYLAMTHLNKEADSAIKEQYLTPSVLGDKIGCLCITEPFGGSDVAGMRTNAEKNGDTYVINGSKTFITNGVYCDYMIVAAKTKPELGNKGISIFIIDKNTDGVSATKLDKLGWRASDTGEIAFDNVVIPASNLMGEENKGFSYIMEHFALERLIMGVNAHARAEYALDYAQQYMSERHAFGNAINKYQALRHRFVDLYADMEICREYNYLVAYRLNKGEYVVKEATISKLKSTEMADKAIYECLQFLGGYGYMEDYPMARLLRDSRLGPIGGGTSEILKEILSKIIIDKKEYKTVE; encoded by the coding sequence ATGAAAAGTATGTACTTCACTGAAGAACATGAGTTGTTTAGAGCAAGCTTGAAAGATTTTTTGAAAAAAGAAGTTGTTCCTCATATTGATAAATGGGAGGCAACTGGAACTATCGAACGTTTTATTTGGAAAAAGTTTGGAGACATGGGGTACTTTGGGCTTGCTACAGCAGAAGCAGATGGAGGTTTAGGGTTAGATTTGTTCTATACAGTAATTCTTTTAGAAGAACTTCAGAAAATTAATTCAGGAGGTTTTGCGGCTGCTATATGGGCGCATTCGTATTTAGCAATGACTCATTTAAACAAAGAGGCTGACTCGGCAATCAAAGAGCAGTATTTGACGCCAAGTGTTCTTGGTGATAAAATAGGCTGTTTGTGTATTACAGAGCCATTTGGAGGTAGTGATGTTGCGGGTATGCGAACTAATGCTGAAAAAAACGGAGATACTTATGTTATTAATGGATCAAAGACATTTATAACAAATGGAGTTTATTGTGATTATATGATAGTTGCGGCTAAAACTAAACCAGAATTAGGAAATAAAGGGATAAGTATTTTTATAATCGACAAGAATACAGATGGAGTTTCGGCTACAAAATTAGACAAATTAGGATGGCGTGCTTCTGATACAGGGGAAATTGCTTTTGATAATGTTGTGATACCAGCATCTAATCTAATGGGTGAAGAAAATAAAGGATTCTCTTATATAATGGAGCATTTTGCATTGGAAAGGTTGATAATGGGTGTTAATGCTCATGCGCGTGCTGAATATGCTTTAGATTATGCTCAACAATACATGTCTGAGCGTCATGCTTTTGGTAATGCTATAAATAAATATCAGGCTTTAAGGCATAGATTTGTAGATCTTTATGCTGATATGGAAATTTGTAGAGAGTATAATTACTTAGTGGCATATAGATTAAATAAAGGGGAATATGTAGTTAAAGAGGCTACAATTTCAAAATTGAAATCTACTGAAATGGCAGATAAGGCTATTTACGAGTGTTTACAGTTTTTAGGGGGTTATGGTTATATGGAAGATTATCCGATGGCTAGACTTTTGAGAGATAGTAGGCTTGGGCCTATTGGAGGAGGAACTTCAGAGATTTTAAAAGAAATTTTATCTAAAATTATTATAGATAAAAAAGAATATAAAACAGTAGAATAG
- the rpsU gene encoding 30S ribosomal protein S21 — MLIIPIKEGENIDRALKRFKRKFDRTGTMRQLRKRQQFNKPSVERRAQIQKAHYIQGLRDQEEI; from the coding sequence ATGTTAATTATACCAATAAAAGAAGGAGAAAACATAGATAGAGCATTAAAGCGTTTCAAGCGTAAGTTCGATAGAACTGGAACAATGCGTCAATTAAGAAAGCGTCAACAATTTAATAAGCCTTCTGTAGAGCGTAGAGCTCAGATTCAGAAAGCACATTATATTCAAGGTTTAAGAGATCAAGAAGAAATATAA